The proteins below are encoded in one region of Sulfolobus islandicus Y.N.15.51:
- a CDS encoding TIGR00266 family protein — MPQYEILGKDLQYLKVMLGEGEAIYADAGHMVAKQSSVIMKTTMRGGFFGALKREITGGSFFVTEFLGPGEVYLSGVFPGPIVQIQLQGNGILAESHSFLCAENNVNYDATLNKLGVGWLGGEGIFLARFRGDGNVFLHAYGGLIEKYLNPGESLEVEASHLMAFEEGMRYGIQPVGGIRSLLFSGEGLFFVNIEGPGKIWLHTLTVEQLVASLRPYLPQGQQGGPSFNIRI, encoded by the coding sequence ATGCCTCAGTATGAAATTCTTGGAAAAGATTTACAGTACTTAAAAGTAATGCTAGGTGAAGGAGAAGCAATTTACGCTGATGCAGGGCATATGGTTGCAAAACAAAGTTCAGTGATAATGAAGACGACAATGAGGGGTGGATTTTTTGGGGCTTTAAAAAGGGAGATAACTGGCGGATCATTTTTCGTAACTGAATTTTTAGGTCCAGGGGAAGTATACTTATCTGGAGTCTTTCCAGGTCCGATAGTTCAAATACAACTACAAGGCAATGGAATTCTAGCAGAGTCCCATTCTTTCTTATGTGCAGAAAACAATGTGAATTACGATGCTACTTTAAATAAACTAGGTGTAGGATGGTTAGGTGGAGAAGGTATATTTTTAGCAAGGTTTAGGGGTGATGGCAACGTATTCTTGCACGCTTACGGAGGTTTAATTGAGAAATACCTTAATCCTGGAGAGAGTTTGGAAGTTGAAGCGTCTCATTTAATGGCATTTGAAGAAGGTATGAGATATGGTATTCAACCCGTAGGAGGAATACGATCACTGTTATTCTCTGGAGAGGGTCTATTCTTTGTAAATATTGAAGGTCCAGGAAAAATATGGCTACATACATTGACTGTTGAACAATTAGTAGCCTCATTAAGACCATATTTACCTCAAGGTCAGCAAGGTGGTCCAAGCTTTAATATTAGGATATAA
- a CDS encoding IS1-like element ISC796 family transposase, which produces MGRKPVFRQDVSCPSCGSHHVVKCGRPLGRQKFLCRDCGKYFLGDASYHHHSRKLREEALRMYANGMSMRAISRVLNVPLGTVFTWIKRYGRKKHEKLVELWGRAKELVKGKVVAKVVDEMWTYLYKNARAFYKWVFTCYVYTKLGVYLIYSVGDRDESTFLEVKKYLPDEGRWVSDDYNLYFWLKDHTVVSPVNPNESFHSSLRDRLIRFKRATKAVNRSIRTMMYSIALVLWERRLIPEFVA; this is translated from the coding sequence ATGGGTAGGAAGCCTGTATTTAGGCAAGACGTTTCTTGTCCCTCTTGTGGTAGTCATCATGTTGTTAAGTGTGGTAGGCCTTTGGGTAGGCAGAAGTTTTTGTGTAGGGATTGTGGTAAGTACTTCTTGGGTGATGCTAGTTATCATCATCATTCTAGGAAGTTGAGGGAGGAGGCTTTGAGAATGTATGCTAATGGTATGAGTATGAGGGCTATTTCTAGGGTGCTTAACGTACCTCTTGGTACTGTTTTCACTTGGATTAAGCGTTATGGTAGGAAAAAGCATGAGAAGTTGGTTGAGTTGTGGGGTAGGGCTAAGGAGCTGGTCAAGGGTAAGGTTGTTGCTAAGGTTGTTGATGAGATGTGGACTTACTTGTACAAGAATGCTAGGGCTTTTTACAAGTGGGTTTTCACTTGTTACGTGTACACGAAGCTGGGAGTTTACCTCATTTACTCTGTGGGGGATAGGGATGAGAGTACTTTCCTTGAGGTCAAAAAGTATTTGCCTGACGAGGGTAGATGGGTGAGCGATGATTATAACTTGTACTTCTGGTTGAAAGACCACACGGTTGTCTCGCCAGTTAACCCGAACGAGTCCTTTCATTCCTCATTAAGGGATAGGCTAATTAGATTCAAGAGAGCAACGAAGGCAGTAAATAGGAGCATTCGCACCATGATGTACTCCATAGCCCTAGTCTTATGGGAGAGAAGGTTAATCCCAGAATTTGTAGCTTAA
- a CDS encoding RNA-guided endonuclease InsQ/TnpB family protein has product MKLRVRVDYSTYSALKEVEKEYREVLEDAINYGLSNKTTSFTRIKAGVYKTEREKHKDLPSHYIYTACEDASERLDSFEKLKKRGKSYTEKPSVRRVTIHLDDHLWKFNLDRISISTKRSRILISPTFPKIFWRYYNKGWRIASEARFRLMKGNVVEFYVIFKRDVKPYEPKGFIPVDLNENSVSVLVDGKPMLLETNTKKITLGYEYRRKLTITGKSTKDREVRRKLKRLRERDKKVDIRRKLAKLIVKEAFESRSVIVLEDLPRRAPEHMIKDVKDKQLRLRIYRSAFSSMKNAIIEKAREFGVPVVLVNPSYTSTVCPIHGTKIVYQPDGGHAPRVGVCEKGKEKWHRDVVALYNLARRAGDVSPVPLGSKESHDPPTVSGWLRAKSLHSIMNDHKMIEMKV; this is encoded by the coding sequence GTGAAGTTAAGGGTTAGGGTTGACTATTCTACATACTCAGCACTTAAGGAGGTCGAGAAGGAGTACAGAGAGGTTCTAGAGGACGCAATAAATTATGGGCTGTCAAACAAAACTACCTCCTTCACCAGGATTAAAGCTGGAGTTTACAAGACTGAGAGGGAGAAACATAAGGACTTACCCTCACACTACATCTACACCGCTTGTGAGGACGCAAGCGAGAGATTAGACAGTTTTGAGAAGTTGAAGAAGAGAGGTAAAAGTTACACTGAGAAACCGTCAGTGAGGAGAGTTACTATTCACCTCGACGATCATCTGTGGAAGTTCAACCTTGATAGGATTTCAATTTCCACAAAGAGGAGTAGGATTCTCATTTCACCAACCTTCCCTAAGATCTTCTGGAGATATTATAACAAGGGCTGGAGGATTGCGAGTGAGGCCAGGTTTAGGCTGATGAAGGGAAATGTTGTAGAGTTCTACGTCATTTTTAAGAGGGATGTTAAACCTTATGAACCTAAGGGTTTCATCCCAGTTGATCTAAATGAGAATTCAGTCTCTGTATTAGTTGATGGAAAACCGATGCTTTTAGAGACTAACACTAAGAAAATTACTCTGGGCTATGAGTATAGGAGGAAGTTGACAATCACTGGTAAGTCAACTAAGGATAGGGAAGTGAGGAGGAAGTTAAAGAGGCTGAGGGAGAGGGATAAGAAAGTAGACATTAGGAGGAAATTAGCAAAGCTGATCGTCAAAGAGGCTTTTGAAAGTAGGAGTGTCATAGTTTTAGAGGACTTGCCTAGGAGAGCTCCGGAGCATATGATAAAGGACGTGAAGGATAAACAACTTAGGTTGAGGATTTATAGATCTGCATTTTCCTCAATGAAGAATGCTATTATTGAGAAGGCTAGGGAGTTTGGTGTCCCCGTGGTCTTAGTTAACCCATCTTATACTTCCACTGTTTGCCCAATTCATGGGACGAAGATCGTTTACCAACCCGATGGGGGCCATGCCCCAAGGGTTGGTGTTTGTGAGAAGGGGAAGGAAAAGTGGCATAGGGATGTAGTTGCACTGTACAACTTAGCGAGGAGAGCTGGAGATGTGAGCCCCGTGCCGTTGGGCTCGAAGGAGTCCCATGACCCACCTACAGTAAGTGGGTGGTTGAGGGCTAAGTCCCTACACTCGATCATGAATGATCATAAAATGATTGAAATGAAAGTGTAG
- a CDS encoding IS607-like element ISC1913 family transposase, translating into MERLLRPKEACQLLGISYSTLLRWIREGKIRAVTTEGGKYRIPYSEIKKYLERREETRAVIYARVSSTDQKEDLERQINYLTNYATAKGYKVVEVLKDIASGLNTQRKGLLRLFKLVEGRSVDIVLITYKDRLTRFGFEYIEEFFSTMGVKIEVVFGEEPKDDAQELVEDLISIITSFAGKIYGMRSHKKTLLVQGVKKLIGELSGEDSEVKG; encoded by the coding sequence GTGGAGAGACTACTGAGACCTAAGGAGGCTTGCCAACTACTCGGCATTTCATACTCAACACTCCTACGGTGGATTAGAGAAGGGAAAATAAGGGCAGTAACGACTGAAGGAGGGAAGTATAGGATACCTTACAGCGAGATTAAGAAGTACTTAGAAAGGAGGGAAGAGACGAGGGCTGTAATTTATGCAAGGGTCTCCTCTACCGATCAAAAAGAGGACTTGGAAAGACAAATAAACTACCTAACAAATTACGCAACGGCAAAAGGTTACAAGGTAGTTGAAGTACTGAAAGATATAGCTAGCGGGTTGAACACACAAAGAAAAGGATTGTTAAGGCTATTCAAACTTGTTGAGGGGAGGAGTGTCGACATCGTATTAATAACATACAAAGACAGACTTACAAGATTTGGATTTGAGTACATTGAAGAGTTCTTCTCAACCATGGGAGTTAAGATTGAAGTAGTTTTCGGTGAGGAGCCCAAAGATGACGCACAAGAGCTAGTTGAGGACTTAATCTCAATCATTACCTCATTCGCAGGGAAAATTTACGGAATGAGGAGTCACAAGAAAACACTCCTAGTTCAGGGTGTAAAAAAGTTAATAGGTGAGTTGAGTGGAGAGGACAGTGAAGTTAAGGGTTAG
- a CDS encoding transglutaminase domain-containing protein, with product MFSLGYGVCQDYIHVTLGLLRALSIPARYVMGVR from the coding sequence GTGTTTAGTTTAGGTTATGGAGTTTGTCAAGATTACATCCACGTTACTTTGGGATTACTCAGAGCATTAAGTATTCCAGCCAGATATGTCATGGGGGTGAGATGA
- a CDS encoding S9 family peptidase, producing MKYEDLFKIKPVLDYDVYNGKIATIIRDEKPVLYVNKEKVQLEGYAKKIDWINRNKMFITVDPNGSEIRKIYLYDHGKIEKIIDNEFDNFSPRETNEGILVISNYDKKTLHLYLHNEGKYIKLSKGEGPVNNYCFNGKYIVYSTGIYDNNIHVIDLSGNEIHVINIPNSEQELANENCFTSPSSFIFLSNHEDLSKVYEFDILKEEIRKIRESDYEIFEAIPYKGSIAYVEDRHGNFVLIHEKEVVNEGFTHSLKVDGDYIYFVNSKHDRSADLYRYGKEVERLTDSMNYVKGDFIKPKVVSYDSNGLRIYALLYEKGDKDKGIVYIHGGPDWECVNSFNPEIQFFMERGFKVICPNYRGSIGYGRRFNHLNDKDPGGGELLDVINSVKVLGVKKIAITGASYGGYLTMMAITKFPDLWCSAVAVVPFVNWFTEKKFEREILQQYDEIKVGSDENLLRDRSPIFFVDRIKAPLLLLAGENDPRCPAEETLQVVEELKKLGREVKYKIYKDEGHGFAKIENYVDSIKEAVEFITSHC from the coding sequence ATGAAATATGAAGATTTATTTAAGATAAAACCTGTACTCGATTATGATGTATATAACGGAAAAATAGCAACAATTATAAGAGATGAAAAACCCGTCCTTTACGTCAACAAGGAAAAAGTCCAGCTAGAAGGATATGCCAAAAAAATAGACTGGATAAATAGAAATAAAATGTTTATCACAGTAGACCCTAACGGTAGTGAAATTAGGAAGATTTACCTTTATGATCACGGAAAGATAGAGAAAATTATTGATAATGAGTTTGATAATTTCTCTCCTCGCGAGACAAATGAAGGGATTCTAGTAATCTCAAACTATGATAAAAAGACATTACATCTTTACCTTCACAATGAAGGAAAATATATTAAGCTAAGTAAGGGTGAAGGGCCAGTAAACAATTACTGTTTTAATGGCAAATACATAGTTTACTCTACTGGGATTTATGATAATAATATTCACGTGATAGATCTCAGTGGTAATGAAATTCATGTAATTAATATTCCAAACTCAGAGCAAGAGCTTGCAAATGAGAACTGTTTTACTTCTCCTTCATCATTCATCTTCCTCTCAAATCACGAGGATTTATCTAAGGTTTATGAGTTTGATATTTTAAAGGAAGAGATCAGAAAAATAAGGGAAAGTGATTATGAAATATTCGAGGCTATTCCATATAAGGGTTCTATCGCTTATGTCGAGGATAGGCACGGCAACTTCGTCTTAATTCACGAAAAAGAAGTAGTTAATGAAGGCTTTACACACTCCTTAAAGGTTGATGGAGATTATATTTATTTCGTAAACTCTAAACATGATAGATCAGCAGACCTATACAGATATGGGAAAGAGGTAGAGAGGTTAACTGACTCAATGAACTATGTTAAAGGGGATTTCATAAAACCTAAGGTTGTCTCTTACGACTCTAATGGACTTAGAATTTACGCCTTACTCTATGAAAAAGGTGATAAGGATAAGGGTATAGTTTATATTCACGGTGGCCCAGATTGGGAATGCGTAAACTCATTTAACCCGGAAATTCAATTCTTTATGGAGAGAGGGTTTAAGGTTATTTGTCCCAATTACAGAGGATCTATAGGTTATGGAAGGAGGTTTAACCATTTGAACGATAAAGACCCAGGCGGAGGTGAGTTGTTAGATGTTATAAATTCAGTGAAGGTCTTAGGAGTTAAAAAGATTGCAATAACTGGTGCAAGTTATGGTGGTTATTTGACTATGATGGCTATTACTAAGTTCCCAGATCTTTGGTGCTCTGCTGTAGCTGTAGTACCTTTTGTTAATTGGTTTACCGAAAAGAAGTTTGAGAGGGAAATACTTCAACAATATGACGAAATAAAGGTTGGTAGTGACGAAAACTTATTGAGAGATAGATCACCTATATTCTTTGTTGATAGGATTAAAGCCCCATTGCTTCTCTTAGCTGGTGAAAATGACCCAAGATGTCCAGCTGAGGAAACTTTGCAAGTAGTTGAAGAACTTAAAAAGTTAGGTAGAGAAGTTAAATATAAGATATACAAAGATGAAGGACATGGATTTGCAAAAATAGAAAATTATGTTGACTCGATAAAAGAGGCTGTGGAGTTTATTACTAGTCACTGCTGA